From the genome of Callithrix jacchus isolate 240 chromosome 7, calJac240_pri, whole genome shotgun sequence, one region includes:
- the TNFRSF4 gene encoding tumor necrosis factor receptor superfamily member 4 isoform X4 translates to MCVGARRRVQGPWEVALLLLGLVLSASGLRCVGDTYPSGGRCCDECRPGYGMVSRCSRTQNSVCRPCEPGYYSDSVSAKPCKACTRCNLRSGSERKQKCTATQDAVCRCRPGTQPMHSYKLGVDCAPCPPGHFSSGDNQPCKPWTNCTLAGKSTQQPASNSLDAVCEDRGPPATKPQGTQAPTARPTTARATEAWPRTSEGPSTWPAEIPRGGGSFRTPIQEEQGDAHSTLAKI, encoded by the exons ATGTGCGTGGGGGCGCGGCGACGGGTCCAGGGGCCCTGGGAGGTGGCTCTGCTCCTCCTGGGCCTGGTGCTGAGCGCCTCGGGGCTCCGCTGTGTTGGGGACACCTACCCCAGTGGCGGCCGGTGCTGTGACGAATGCAGGCCAG GCTATGGGATGGTGAGCCGCTGCAGCCGCACCCAGAACTCCGTGTGCCGCCCGTGTGAACCCGGCTACTACAGTGACTCGGTCAGCGCCAAACCCTGCAAGGCCTGCACGCGCTGTAACCTCC GAAGTGGCAGTGAGCGGAAGCAGAAGTGCACAGCCACTCAGGACGCCGTGTGCCGCTGCCGGCCGGGCACCCAGCCCATGCACAGCTACAAGCTCGGAGTTG ACTGTGCCCCCTGCCCCCCAGGGCACTTCTCCTCTGGTGACAACCAGCCTTGCAAGCCCTGGACCAA CTGTACCTTGGCCGGGAAGAGCACCCAGCAGCCAGCCAGCAACAGCTTAGACGCCGTCTGTGAGGACAGGGGTCCTCCAGCCACGAAGCCCCAGGGGACCCAGGCCCCCACTGCCAGGCCCACCACTGCCCGGGCCACTGAAGCCTGGCCCAGAACCTCAGAGGGACCCTCCACATGGCCTGCAGAGATCCCCAGGG gGGGAGGCAGTTTCCGGACCCCCATCCAAGAGGAGCAGGGCGACGCGCACTCCACCCTGGCCAAGATCTGA
- the TNFRSF4 gene encoding tumor necrosis factor receptor superfamily member 4 isoform X2, whose amino-acid sequence MCVGARRRVQGPWEVALLLLGLVLSASGLRCVGDTYPSGGRCCDECRPGYGMVSRCSRTQNSVCRPCEPGYYSDSVSAKPCKACTRCNLRSGSERKQKCTATQDAVCRCRPGTQPMHSYKLGVDCAPCPPGHFSSGDNQPCKPWTNCTLAGKSTQQPASNSLDAVCEDRGPPATKPQGTQAPTARPTTARATEAWPRTSEGPSTWPAEIPRGPAVAAILGLGLALGLLGPLAMLLALHLLRRDLRPPPDAPKPPGGGSFRTPIQEEQGDAHSTLAKI is encoded by the exons ATGTGCGTGGGGGCGCGGCGACGGGTCCAGGGGCCCTGGGAGGTGGCTCTGCTCCTCCTGGGCCTGGTGCTGAGCGCCTCGGGGCTCCGCTGTGTTGGGGACACCTACCCCAGTGGCGGCCGGTGCTGTGACGAATGCAGGCCAG GCTATGGGATGGTGAGCCGCTGCAGCCGCACCCAGAACTCCGTGTGCCGCCCGTGTGAACCCGGCTACTACAGTGACTCGGTCAGCGCCAAACCCTGCAAGGCCTGCACGCGCTGTAACCTCC GAAGTGGCAGTGAGCGGAAGCAGAAGTGCACAGCCACTCAGGACGCCGTGTGCCGCTGCCGGCCGGGCACCCAGCCCATGCACAGCTACAAGCTCGGAGTTG ACTGTGCCCCCTGCCCCCCAGGGCACTTCTCCTCTGGTGACAACCAGCCTTGCAAGCCCTGGACCAA CTGTACCTTGGCCGGGAAGAGCACCCAGCAGCCAGCCAGCAACAGCTTAGACGCCGTCTGTGAGGACAGGGGTCCTCCAGCCACGAAGCCCCAGGGGACCCAGGCCCCCACTGCCAGGCCCACCACTGCCCGGGCCACTGAAGCCTGGCCCAGAACCTCAGAGGGACCCTCCACATGGCCTGCAGAGATCCCCAGGG GCCCTGCGGTCGCTGCcatcctgggcctgggcctggccctgggCCTCCTGGGCCCCCTGGCCATGCTGCTGGCCCTGCACCTACTCCGGAGGGACCTGAGGCCGCCCCCTGACGCCCCCAAGCCTCCTG gGGGAGGCAGTTTCCGGACCCCCATCCAAGAGGAGCAGGGCGACGCGCACTCCACCCTGGCCAAGATCTGA
- the TNFRSF4 gene encoding tumor necrosis factor receptor superfamily member 4 isoform X1, whose product MCVGARRRVQGPWEVALLLLGLVLSASGLRCVGDTYPSGGRCCDECRPGYGMVSRCSRTQNSVCRPCEPGYYSDSVSAKPCKACTRCNLRSGSERKQKCTATQDAVCRCRPGTQPMHSYKLGVDCAPCPPGHFSSGDNQPCKPWTNCTLAGKSTQQPASNSLDAVCEDRGPPATKPQGTQAPTARPTTARATEAWPRTSEGPSTWPAEIPRGPAVAAILGLGLALGLLGPLAMLLALHLLRRDLRPPPDAPKPPGECHVAPPRCSWRVAPAHQSLLFSFSGGGSFRTPIQEEQGDAHSTLAKI is encoded by the exons ATGTGCGTGGGGGCGCGGCGACGGGTCCAGGGGCCCTGGGAGGTGGCTCTGCTCCTCCTGGGCCTGGTGCTGAGCGCCTCGGGGCTCCGCTGTGTTGGGGACACCTACCCCAGTGGCGGCCGGTGCTGTGACGAATGCAGGCCAG GCTATGGGATGGTGAGCCGCTGCAGCCGCACCCAGAACTCCGTGTGCCGCCCGTGTGAACCCGGCTACTACAGTGACTCGGTCAGCGCCAAACCCTGCAAGGCCTGCACGCGCTGTAACCTCC GAAGTGGCAGTGAGCGGAAGCAGAAGTGCACAGCCACTCAGGACGCCGTGTGCCGCTGCCGGCCGGGCACCCAGCCCATGCACAGCTACAAGCTCGGAGTTG ACTGTGCCCCCTGCCCCCCAGGGCACTTCTCCTCTGGTGACAACCAGCCTTGCAAGCCCTGGACCAA CTGTACCTTGGCCGGGAAGAGCACCCAGCAGCCAGCCAGCAACAGCTTAGACGCCGTCTGTGAGGACAGGGGTCCTCCAGCCACGAAGCCCCAGGGGACCCAGGCCCCCACTGCCAGGCCCACCACTGCCCGGGCCACTGAAGCCTGGCCCAGAACCTCAGAGGGACCCTCCACATGGCCTGCAGAGATCCCCAGGG GCCCTGCGGTCGCTGCcatcctgggcctgggcctggccctgggCCTCCTGGGCCCCCTGGCCATGCTGCTGGCCCTGCACCTACTCCGGAGGGACCTGAGGCCGCCCCCTGACGCCCCCAAGCCTCCTGGTGAGTGCCATGTGGCCCCGCCTCGCTGCTCCTGGAGAGTGGCGCCTGCCCACCaatctctccttttctccttctcaggGGGAGGCAGTTTCCGGACCCCCATCCAAGAGGAGCAGGGCGACGCGCACTCCACCCTGGCCAAGATCTGA
- the TNFRSF4 gene encoding tumor necrosis factor receptor superfamily member 4 isoform X3, with translation MHGVGVGSGASQEGGPGEGAGKGPAKPDRGHAWGVHGCRPGAEGAGQLPNSVASAAGYGMVSRCSRTQNSVCRPCEPGYYSDSVSAKPCKACTRCNLRSGSERKQKCTATQDAVCRCRPGTQPMHSYKLGVDCAPCPPGHFSSGDNQPCKPWTNCTLAGKSTQQPASNSLDAVCEDRGPPATKPQGTQAPTARPTTARATEAWPRTSEGPSTWPAEIPRGPAVAAILGLGLALGLLGPLAMLLALHLLRRDLRPPPDAPKPPGECHVAPPRCSWRVAPAHQSLLFSFSGGGSFRTPIQEEQGDAHSTLAKI, from the exons ATGCACGGGGTGGGGGTCGGCTCTGGGGCCAGCCAGGAGGGTGGTcctggggagggggcaggcaAGGGGCCGGCCAAACCCGACAGAGGACACGCCTGGGGAGTCCATGGGTGCAGGCCTGGGGCTGAGGGGGCCGGACAGCTGCCTAATTCGGTGGCCTCTGCCGCAGGCTATGGGATGGTGAGCCGCTGCAGCCGCACCCAGAACTCCGTGTGCCGCCCGTGTGAACCCGGCTACTACAGTGACTCGGTCAGCGCCAAACCCTGCAAGGCCTGCACGCGCTGTAACCTCC GAAGTGGCAGTGAGCGGAAGCAGAAGTGCACAGCCACTCAGGACGCCGTGTGCCGCTGCCGGCCGGGCACCCAGCCCATGCACAGCTACAAGCTCGGAGTTG ACTGTGCCCCCTGCCCCCCAGGGCACTTCTCCTCTGGTGACAACCAGCCTTGCAAGCCCTGGACCAA CTGTACCTTGGCCGGGAAGAGCACCCAGCAGCCAGCCAGCAACAGCTTAGACGCCGTCTGTGAGGACAGGGGTCCTCCAGCCACGAAGCCCCAGGGGACCCAGGCCCCCACTGCCAGGCCCACCACTGCCCGGGCCACTGAAGCCTGGCCCAGAACCTCAGAGGGACCCTCCACATGGCCTGCAGAGATCCCCAGGG GCCCTGCGGTCGCTGCcatcctgggcctgggcctggccctgggCCTCCTGGGCCCCCTGGCCATGCTGCTGGCCCTGCACCTACTCCGGAGGGACCTGAGGCCGCCCCCTGACGCCCCCAAGCCTCCTGGTGAGTGCCATGTGGCCCCGCCTCGCTGCTCCTGGAGAGTGGCGCCTGCCCACCaatctctccttttctccttctcaggGGGAGGCAGTTTCCGGACCCCCATCCAAGAGGAGCAGGGCGACGCGCACTCCACCCTGGCCAAGATCTGA